One stretch of Lachnospiraceae bacterium oral taxon 096 DNA includes these proteins:
- a CDS encoding energy-coupling factor transporter transmembrane protein EcfT has protein sequence MGELTLGQYYPVDSVIHRMDPRTKLFGTMIFIIALFLSNSVTGYVLMTIFLLLCIKLSNVPIKMMLKGLRAIIFLLLISVSFNLFLTPGDPIFHIGFLKITREGIRISIFMALRLVYLVVGSSVMTLTTTPNALTDGLEKSLGFLKIIKIPVHEIAMMMSIALRFIPILVEETDKIKKAQMARGADFETGNIVRKAKAMVPLLVPLFISAFRRATDLAMAMEARCYHGGEGRTKMKPLRYTKLDHIAYLVLISLLVISIVLSITAPTFELEILTRGMR, from the coding sequence ATGGGAGAATTAACGCTTGGGCAGTACTATCCTGTGGATTCAGTGATTCATCGAATGGATCCAAGAACAAAGCTCTTTGGAACAATGATTTTTATTATTGCCCTCTTCTTGAGCAATTCAGTGACAGGATATGTGCTGATGACTATTTTTTTGTTGTTATGTATTAAGCTTTCCAATGTTCCAATCAAGATGATGCTCAAGGGCTTGCGGGCGATTATCTTTTTGCTTTTGATTAGTGTGAGTTTTAATTTGTTTTTGACTCCAGGAGATCCCATTTTTCATATAGGATTTCTAAAGATTACTAGGGAAGGCATAAGAATTTCTATCTTTATGGCATTGCGTCTAGTGTATTTGGTTGTTGGATCTTCCGTGATGACATTGACAACGACACCAAATGCATTGACAGATGGACTAGAAAAGAGCCTTGGATTTTTAAAGATAATAAAAATTCCAGTTCATGAGATTGCAATGATGATGAGCATTGCTCTTCGCTTTATTCCTATTCTCGTGGAAGAGACAGACAAGATCAAGAAGGCACAGATGGCCAGAGGTGCTGATTTTGAAACAGGAAATATTGTGAGAAAAGCAAAGGCGATGGTTCCACTTCTGGTGCCGCTTTTTATCTCTGCATTTCGCAGAGCAACGGATTTGGCAATGGCAATGGAAGCTAGGTGTTATCATGGCGGAGAGGGAAGAACAAAGATGAAACCACTTCGCTATACAAAGCTTGATCATATAGCGTATCTGGTGTTAATTTCTTTGTTAGTGATCAGCATTGTACTTTCGATAACAGCACCGACATTTGAGTTAGAGATTTTAACGAGAGGAATGAGATGA
- a CDS encoding energy-coupling factor transporter ATPase, whose product MSIRAENLNYIYGKGTAFEQYALKDINFEIQDGEFVGIIGHTGSGKSTLIQHLNGLIKATSGKIYFNGEDIYAPGYDLKKLRQKVGLVFQYPEHQLFEVDVLSDVCFGPKNQGLSVDEAKERAKEALHLVGLDESYYEKSPFELSGGQKRRVAIAGVLAMKPQVLVLDEPTAGLDPKGRDEILDRVAGLREDTKMTVVLVSHSMEDVAKYVSRLMVMNAGQKVFDGTPKEVFKHYKELEKIGLSAPQITYIVQRLKSEGVPIDDEITTVPEAARAIANLIRQRKG is encoded by the coding sequence ATGTCAATTCGGGCAGAGAATCTAAATTATATCTATGGGAAGGGTACAGCGTTTGAACAGTATGCACTAAAGGATATCAATTTTGAAATACAAGATGGTGAGTTTGTAGGCATTATTGGTCACACAGGCTCAGGTAAATCCACACTGATTCAGCATTTAAATGGATTGATCAAGGCGACCAGTGGCAAGATTTACTTTAATGGAGAGGACATCTACGCTCCAGGTTATGATTTAAAAAAGTTGAGACAAAAAGTGGGACTAGTATTTCAATATCCAGAGCATCAACTGTTTGAAGTCGATGTGCTCTCCGATGTTTGCTTTGGGCCAAAGAATCAGGGATTATCGGTGGATGAGGCAAAGGAGAGAGCAAAAGAAGCGTTGCACCTTGTGGGATTGGATGAAAGTTACTATGAAAAGTCTCCATTTGAACTTTCGGGAGGACAAAAGAGGAGAGTGGCCATTGCGGGCGTGTTGGCTATGAAACCTCAAGTGCTTGTTCTGGATGAGCCAACAGCAGGTCTTGATCCAAAGGGACGGGATGAGATTTTAGATCGTGTGGCGGGGCTTAGAGAGGATACCAAGATGACGGTGGTTCTTGTCTCTCATAGTATGGAGGATGTGGCCAAATATGTCTCTCGTCTGATGGTGATGAATGCTGGGCAAAAGGTTTTTGATGGCACACCAAAAGAGGTCTTTAAGCATTATAAGGAGCTTGAAAAGATTGGGCTTTCCGCACCGCAGATTACCTACATTGTGCAGAGATTAAAGTCCGAAGGTGTGCCAATTGATGACGAGATTACCACGGTGCCAGAAGCGGCTCGTGCCATTGCCAATTTAATTAGACAAAGAAAGGGATAG
- a CDS encoding DUF1846 domain-containing protein, with protein MKQGFDNQKYLTMQSEHIKERISHFGDKLYLEFGGKLFDDYHASRVLPGFAPDSKLRMLLQLSDQAEIVIVISAADIEKNKIRADLGITYDADVLRLIQNFKDKGLYVGSVTITQYSGQRSADKFKEKLEKLGIKVYRHYIIEGYPSNVKLIVSEDGYGKNDYIETTRPLVIITAPGPGSGKMATCLSQLYHENKRGVKAGYAKFETFPIWNLPLKHPVNLAYEAATADLNDINMIDPFHLEAYNETTVNYNRDVEIYPVLAAMFEEIYGECPYKSPTDMGVNMAGNCICDDEVCKEASCQEIIRRYYSAINRLAKGECKPEEVYKIELLMKQAKITTAIRKTVSAALLKEEITGAPTAAIELLDGRIVTGKTTPLLGAASAMLLNAVKTLGGIDDSIHLIQPNVIEPVQKLKTHHFGSKNPRLHTDEVLIALSINAATDTNAQLALDQLEKLRGCQVHSSVMLSSVDTKVFKKLGIELTCEPVH; from the coding sequence ATGAAACAAGGATTTGACAATCAAAAATATTTAACCATGCAATCAGAGCACATCAAAGAGCGAATTAGCCACTTTGGCGACAAACTCTATCTGGAATTTGGTGGAAAGCTCTTTGATGACTATCATGCCTCCCGTGTACTTCCAGGATTTGCTCCCGATTCCAAGTTAAGAATGCTGTTGCAACTCTCTGACCAAGCCGAAATTGTTATCGTTATCTCTGCTGCCGATATTGAAAAAAACAAAATTCGTGCAGACCTTGGCATCACCTATGACGCAGATGTCTTGCGCCTAATCCAAAATTTCAAGGACAAAGGTCTCTATGTCGGCAGTGTCACCATTACACAGTACAGTGGACAAAGAAGTGCAGATAAGTTTAAAGAAAAACTAGAAAAATTGGGCATCAAGGTTTATCGCCACTACATTATCGAGGGCTACCCAAGCAATGTCAAACTCATTGTCAGCGAAGATGGCTACGGAAAAAATGACTACATTGAAACCACAAGACCGCTTGTCATTATCACCGCTCCTGGCCCTGGAAGTGGAAAGATGGCCACCTGCCTTTCACAGCTTTACCACGAGAATAAACGAGGTGTCAAGGCAGGTTATGCAAAATTTGAGACCTTCCCGATTTGGAATCTCCCACTCAAGCATCCTGTCAATCTTGCCTACGAGGCAGCCACTGCGGACTTAAACGATATCAATATGATTGACCCATTCCATCTTGAAGCCTACAATGAGACTACGGTCAACTACAATCGAGATGTTGAAATCTATCCTGTCCTTGCTGCTATGTTTGAAGAAATTTATGGTGAATGTCCTTACAAATCCCCAACCGATATGGGTGTCAATATGGCAGGAAATTGTATTTGTGACGATGAGGTCTGTAAAGAAGCCAGTTGTCAAGAAATTATTCGCCGCTACTACTCTGCAATTAATCGCCTAGCTAAGGGAGAATGTAAGCCTGAGGAGGTCTATAAAATTGAACTTCTCATGAAGCAGGCAAAGATTACTACCGCCATCCGAAAAACCGTTTCTGCTGCTCTTCTAAAAGAAGAAATTACAGGTGCACCGACTGCAGCTATTGAACTTTTGGATGGACGCATCGTGACAGGAAAGACAACGCCTCTTCTTGGTGCTGCTTCTGCAATGCTTCTAAATGCAGTAAAGACTCTCGGCGGCATTGACGACTCCATTCATCTCATTCAGCCAAATGTCATCGAACCTGTACAAAAATTAAAGACACATCACTTTGGCAGCAAAAATCCAAGGCTTCACACAGATGAAGTCCTCATTGCCTTGTCCATCAATGCAGCTACAGACACCAATGCACAACTTGCCCTCGATCAATTAGAGAAGCTTCGTGGCTGTCAGGTTCACTCCTCTGTGATGCTCTCCTCTGTTGACACAAAGGTATTCAAAAAGCTTGGTATCGAATTGACCTGCGAACCTGTTCACTAA
- the truA gene encoding tRNA pseudouridine(38-40) synthase TruA, translating into MRRIRLIVSYDGTNYCGWQKQPNGLTIEEVLNKHLSELCGHSVEVIGASRTDSGVHAYGNVAVFDTDMRMAADKFAFALNQRLPDDIRIQYSDEVGLNWHPRKRNCVKTYTYRILNRKIDIPTERLYAHFCYFRLDVEKMREATGYFVGTHDFVSLCSQKTQASSTIRTIYSLDILQDEDMITIVVRGDGFLYNMIRILAGTLIKVGMGVYPPEHVAEILAGKNRKLAGQTMPAKGLTLVEIEYEDEQ; encoded by the coding sequence ATGAGAAGAATTCGATTGATTGTATCCTATGATGGAACAAATTACTGTGGTTGGCAAAAACAGCCCAATGGTCTCACTATAGAGGAGGTGCTCAATAAACATTTATCAGAACTCTGTGGTCACAGCGTTGAAGTGATTGGTGCAAGTCGCACGGATTCGGGTGTACATGCCTATGGCAATGTCGCTGTATTTGACACAGATATGCGAATGGCAGCAGATAAATTTGCTTTTGCGCTCAATCAGAGATTGCCGGATGATATTCGGATTCAATATTCCGATGAGGTGGGATTAAATTGGCATCCAAGAAAGCGAAATTGTGTAAAAACCTATACTTATCGAATTTTAAATCGAAAGATTGATATTCCAACAGAGAGACTCTATGCCCATTTTTGTTATTTTCGCTTAGATGTGGAGAAGATGAGAGAGGCGACGGGGTATTTTGTAGGAACTCATGATTTTGTCAGTCTTTGCTCACAAAAGACACAGGCTTCCTCGACCATTAGGACGATTTATTCCTTGGATATTTTACAAGATGAGGACATGATTACCATTGTTGTCAGAGGAGATGGATTCCTCTACAATATGATTCGTATTTTGGCAGGAACATTAATCAAAGTGGGAATGGGTGTGTATCCACCAGAACATGTTGCAGAGATTTTGGCGGGAAAGAATCGAAAATTGGCAGGGCAAACAATGCCCGCCAAGGGATTGACCCTTGTAGAAATTGAATATGAAGATGAACAATAA